CGGTCAGCCGATCGTAGAGCGAAAAGCCCTCGGGGAGGATGCCCGTCCGCTCCCTGATCGCGAGCCCCTCGTCCCCTGCGTCGTGACCGAAGACGCGGACCTCGCCCGAGGTGGGTCGGACGAAGTCCAGCAGGAGGTTGATCGTCGTCGACTTGCCCGCGCCGTTGGGCCCGAGAAAGCCGTATATCTCGCCCTCCTTCACCGCGAGATCCAGCCCCGAAAGGGCAGTCTCCTCGCCGTATCGTTTCGTGACGTCCGTGAGTTGGATTGCAGTCACAGTTTTAATCGCCTTGATGTTATGAAAGAAAATACATAGGTCTTGCCACTACTGTTACCGCCCTGATACCAAGTCCCGGAGATTGGAAACGGAGGCGTCGACGACGGAACCGATACCGTGCCTCGCATCACGAGGTCCCGGCGTCGATCGGTCGGGTGGCTATCGCTCGGGGTGGACCGGCCCGTCGAACCCGCCCCTGACGAGCGGTTTCGCGACGTGTCGCCGCGCGGTGGGCGGCACCTCGTACCACCCCCTGTCGAGGTCCCGATCGACCTCGATTTCTGCCTTCCGTTCGGCGCTCGTTCCACATCGCCGGCAGCGATAGCCCTGCCCGCGGCCTGCGCTCTCCATCGAGCGCCCGCAGTCGGGACACCGCGGGTTCCTGTACTCGATTCGGTTCAACTCCCGAACCGCGAACTTCTCTAGTTTCAGCGTGCCCTCCGAGACCTCCCCACAGACGGTGAGCCGGTCGCCCATCCGGAGCGCGCGCACCCGGTCGCGAAACCGTTTCGTGGGCTCGAACGCCGCACACCGCAGGCGGTCGTCACCCTCGCCGATCTCGAGGAAGACGTGGCCGCCACGTCGGGTCTCGGGCGGGTTCGAAACGGTCCCGTCGAGCCGATAGGCGTGGTCGTTCTCGACCGCACCGATCGTGCCCTCGCGGAGGTGGGCGTCGGTCCCCTGGTTCGTGACGAACAGCGTTCGGCGGGCGACCGGTTCGCTCTCGATTCGCTCGGCGACCCGCCCGATCGCCCCGGGATCGTCGCCGCGGATGCCGTAGAGGACGGGCCCCGGCGTGCGGGGCACGCAGACCGTATCGCCGGTTCCCCGGTCGACCGTGTCCCAGACGTCGGGGTACTCGGTCTCGGCGGCGGCGAAGACGGAGTCGGGGTCGACTTCTCGGGGGGTGCCCCACCGCTCGCGCTCGCGGTACGCGATCAGTTCGTAGGTCCGCTCGGAGAGGGCGCGGTGTGCGCCGACCGCGGCGAGCGCGCCGATCCGTCCCCGTCCGCCCGCCCAGCCCCGATGGGAGTAGCCCGCCTCGTCCAGTAGCACCAGCGCCTCCTCGAGCGCGAGATGCTCGCCGACCGCTCGGCGGGCGAACTCGACGACGGCGGAGGGGAGTTCCGCGGGGTCGCCCGGCGCGACGACGAGGCCGGGCTGGGTGTTCGGGTCGTCGGTTTCACTCAGGTTCCCGATCCGTTCGCGGGCGAGTTCGAAGGTCTGCTCGGGATCGCAGTCGGTGTGGATCGCGAGGGCGGCGTTTCCCCGCGTCTTGTGCTCGATCGCGGGGTTGAGCCGAACGAGCAAAAGGCGGTCGACGCTCGCGCCCTCGGCTACGAGCGCGTCGGCTACCTCGCTCGCGAGGTGGGTCGTACACATCCCGCGCATGCGCGAGTCGGTATCGTCGATGCCGACGACGGTCATCGCCGACCCTATTCCTCGAACCGGCTAACGGGTTTCGGCTCGAACGGAACATATACTTCCGGGGGAGGGAGAGAAAACCCGGCGCGGACGCGCCGCACCGTCACAACACATATATGGGTCGAATGACTTATATAGGAATATGTCTCGGTCAGCACTGGTCGGGAACGTGACCGCGATGCTCGAGGACGCGGGCTTCGCCGTGAGCGACCGGTGTGCGATCCGCCCGAAGAGTTTCGACGTCGCCGCCCGCCGTGGCGAGGACCTGATCCTCGTGAAGATACTGGGCAACGTCGACGGGTTCGACGGCGCGACCGGCGCGGAGATGCGCCGCCTCGGAACCTACCTGAACGCAACCCCGTTTGTCATCGGGCTGCGCACCCGCGACGAGGACCTCAAACCCGGCGTGGTCTACTTCCGCCACGGCGTGCCGGTGTTCAACCCCGACACCGCGATGGACCTGTTCGTCGAGAACGTTCCACCCCTCATCTACGCCGCCCCCGGCGGGCTGTACGTCAGCATCGACAGCGACATCCTCGCGGACGAGCGCGAGAAACGCGGCTGGAGCCTGGGCCAGCTCGCCACCGAACTCGGCGTTTCCAGACGAACGGTCTCGAAGTACGAGGACGGCATGAACGCCTCGATCGAGGTGGCGATGGCCCTGGAGGACCTCTTCGATGCGCCCCTCACGAGCCCCGTCGACGTGATGGACGGCGCGGAGACGGTCCGCGACGCCGAACCCACCCCCGAGGACCCTGCGGTCGACCCCGAGGACGAGGGAATCACCGCCGTGCTCACCCGGGCGGGCTTCGACGTCCACCCGACGACGCGCGCGCCGTTCAAGGCCGTCGGCGAGGACACGGGCGAGGAGGAGAGCCTTCTCACTGGTAACTCCACGTTCACGAAGACCGCCGAAAAACGCGCCCGGATCATGGGCTCGCTCGGGAGGGTCACGCTGACCCGCTCGGTCTACTTCGTCGACAAAGCTCCCAAAGAGGAGGTCGACGGAACGGCGATCGTCGAGCGCCAGGAGGCCGAATCGACGCGCGACGGCGAGGAACTCAGGGAACTGATCCGCGAGCGGACCACGCCCCCCGAGGAACACGCTTAGGCGTACGTCTCCTCGAGATAGGCGACGATGTCGTCGCTCTCTGCCATCCCCTCGACCCCGTGGTCGGGATCGACGATCATCGGCACCTCGGTCTGGCCGCTGATCTCTTTCACCTCGGTGCGCTCGGCGTGGCTGGCCGGGACCATGTGCGAGTCGTACTCGACGCCGAGTTCGTCGAGCTTGCCCTTCACTTTCGCACAGAACGGACAGCCCTGCAGTTCGTAGAGTTGGATGGGTGCCATCGACGGCGATAGGGTCCGAAGCCAAAAGAGCCCACGGGTACGCCGCGGACGGGACGGCCGACCCTACAGCAACATCCCGCTGGTCTGGACGTAGAAGTAGCCCACGAGCGCCGCCGCGAGGGCCCACTGGCCGGGGCGCACCTCGCCCGCGTCGCCCATCGCGGTCTTGATGACCGGGTAGGCGACGATCCCCGCCGCCAGTCCGTTCGCGATCGAGTAGGTGAGGGGCATCACGGTAATGGTGAGTCCGCCCGAGACGGCCCACGCGGGGTCGTTCCACCGCACGTCGAGGACGCCCTGGAGCATGATGATCCCGACCACCACGAGCGCGATGTAGGAGGCGTAGGCGGGGATCGCCGCGATCAGCGGGACGGCGACGAGCGAGACCAGAAAGAGCGCGGCGACGATCAGCGCGGTCAGCCCCGTCCGACCGCCCTCCTCGACGCCCGTCGAGGACTCGATGTAGGTCGTCACCGTCGAGGTGCCGAGCATCGCGCCGACGGTGGTCCCCACGGCGTCGGCCATCAGGGGCTTCTCGATCTCGGGCAGGTCGCCCTCCTCGTCGAGGAAGCCCCCGAACTGCGAGACGCCGATCAGCGTCCCGGCCGTGTCGAAGAAGTCGACGAAGAAGAAGGTGAAGACGACGAGCGCGAAGGTGAGGGGGTCGATGTCGACGAACCCGTCGAGGAAGGCCCCCGCGAGCGGGGTGATGTCGTACTGGGGGCTCGCGAGCGTCTCGGGGGTGACGACCCCCCGGGGAAAGACGCCCGCGAACGTGAGCGCCCACCCCGTCAGGGCCGTCCCCAGGATGCCGATGACGATCGCACCCTTGATTCCGCGCGCCCAGAGGACGAACGTGGCGGCCAGTCCGAGGACGCCCAGCCCGGCGACGGGGCTCGCGGCGACGTCCCCGAGGGTCACGAGCGTCGCCTCGTCGGCGACGACCAACTGCATCTCCTGGAGGCCGATGAACAGCAGAAAGACCCCGATCCCCGCGCCGACGGCGAACTTCACGGGTTCGGGGAAGAGTTCGATGACGTACTTGCGGGCGCCGACGGCGGTGATGGCGACGAAGATCAGCCCCTCGACGAACACCGCCGCGAGCGCGGTCTGCCACGGGACGCCGAGCCCGAGGACCACGGTAAAGGCGAAGAAGGCGTTGAGGCCCATGCCCGGCGCGAGCGCGAACGGTCGGCGCGCGTAGAACGCCATCACGAGCGTCGCGACGAACGCCG
The sequence above is drawn from the Halalkalicoccus sp. NIPERK01 genome and encodes:
- a CDS encoding glutathione S-transferase N-terminal domain-containing protein; translated protein: MAPIQLYELQGCPFCAKVKGKLDELGVEYDSHMVPASHAERTEVKEISGQTEVPMIVDPDHGVEGMAESDDIVAYLEETYA
- a CDS encoding NCS2 family permease translates to MGIGERLSAHFDVEGQGSDVRTETIAGITTFLAMSYIVLVNPAILSEAITVEGYSQTDVQQMIAIATILSAFVATLVMAFYARRPFALAPGMGLNAFFAFTVVLGLGVPWQTALAAVFVEGLIFVAITAVGARKYVIELFPEPVKFAVGAGIGVFLLFIGLQEMQLVVADEATLVTLGDVAASPVAGLGVLGLAATFVLWARGIKGAIVIGILGTALTGWALTFAGVFPRGVVTPETLASPQYDITPLAGAFLDGFVDIDPLTFALVVFTFFFVDFFDTAGTLIGVSQFGGFLDEEGDLPEIEKPLMADAVGTTVGAMLGTSTVTTYIESSTGVEEGGRTGLTALIVAALFLVSLVAVPLIAAIPAYASYIALVVVGIIMLQGVLDVRWNDPAWAVSGGLTITVMPLTYSIANGLAAGIVAYPVIKTAMGDAGEVRPGQWALAAALVGYFYVQTSGMLL
- a CDS encoding tRNA(Ile)(2)-agmatinylcytidine synthase, whose product is MTVVGIDDTDSRMRGMCTTHLASEVADALVAEGASVDRLLLVRLNPAIEHKTRGNAALAIHTDCDPEQTFELARERIGNLSETDDPNTQPGLVVAPGDPAELPSAVVEFARRAVGEHLALEEALVLLDEAGYSHRGWAGGRGRIGALAAVGAHRALSERTYELIAYRERERWGTPREVDPDSVFAAAETEYPDVWDTVDRGTGDTVCVPRTPGPVLYGIRGDDPGAIGRVAERIESEPVARRTLFVTNQGTDAHLREGTIGAVENDHAYRLDGTVSNPPETRRGGHVFLEIGEGDDRLRCAAFEPTKRFRDRVRALRMGDRLTVCGEVSEGTLKLEKFAVRELNRIEYRNPRCPDCGRSMESAGRGQGYRCRRCGTSAERKAEIEVDRDLDRGWYEVPPTARRHVAKPLVRGGFDGPVHPER
- a CDS encoding transcriptional regulator, yielding MSRSALVGNVTAMLEDAGFAVSDRCAIRPKSFDVAARRGEDLILVKILGNVDGFDGATGAEMRRLGTYLNATPFVIGLRTRDEDLKPGVVYFRHGVPVFNPDTAMDLFVENVPPLIYAAPGGLYVSIDSDILADEREKRGWSLGQLATELGVSRRTVSKYEDGMNASIEVAMALEDLFDAPLTSPVDVMDGAETVRDAEPTPEDPAVDPEDEGITAVLTRAGFDVHPTTRAPFKAVGEDTGEEESLLTGNSTFTKTAEKRARIMGSLGRVTLTRSVYFVDKAPKEEVDGTAIVERQEAESTRDGEELRELIRERTTPPEEHA